In one window of Trueperaceae bacterium DNA:
- a CDS encoding protein kinase: MILLWAVGAVLVALLFRAPVWLLGVLLTLAVVLTGGVLWLGGAERAITPLVLTVLALGLLVPATVQVARSSRVAPARRGPRRVAEAKAAAGGNQQQQFDAADVPGYTLLEKVGSGGMASVYRARRVSDGQIVALKIPMEQYVADAKFIRRFHREAEVAQRLNHTNIVRTVEHGAVGVQHYMVMEYVDGRSLEGYIEGHELDIHLSVEIMQRVVRALQHIHSAGIIHRDIKPANVMITRGGIKPSGSGHPEGGRLKPDAVKLMDFGIAGGKVLSRLTMTGARVGTPVYMSPEQARGLKIDHRSDIYSLGLVFYEMLTGQTAFKGGYEAIVHQQIFQTPPPPRQVDLRIPKALDQLVMRMIAKDPDERPTLDEVYDTLETVDLEADETANLPTRLLVTVSARQGVLRILDPEGNLHTSIGDIGVGPSNFSAAPLSVSVDSGGDLFAAIFEYRVGQQSHRMIHKLAPDGSVKASFGPYGMQPGEFLYPVALAVAPDDTVYVLDSETHLVSRFTNDGRHLASFGGRGNGHGMFNDPRDLTVDVRGNVYVLDYGNRQVQRLSADGEYQTRWAFKVSADQPGLRLLDGMTVDRDCNVYVSDASAGKIRKVTSDGKVGVSFTLDARQGEATDALVDLGVDDSGYLYAGRRGGHLIRKYDPAGRLLETFETYAPMVTMVVDVREPSREPISTLVG, encoded by the coding sequence GTGATCCTGCTCTGGGCCGTCGGCGCCGTGCTCGTGGCGCTGCTGTTCCGTGCGCCCGTCTGGCTGCTCGGCGTGCTCCTCACGCTCGCGGTCGTGCTCACCGGTGGCGTGTTGTGGTTGGGGGGCGCCGAGCGCGCCATCACGCCGCTCGTCCTCACCGTGCTCGCGCTCGGACTGCTCGTGCCGGCCACCGTCCAGGTGGCGAGGAGCAGCCGCGTTGCGCCGGCTCGCCGCGGGCCGAGGCGGGTCGCGGAGGCCAAGGCGGCGGCCGGTGGCAACCAGCAGCAGCAGTTCGACGCGGCCGACGTGCCCGGGTACACGCTCCTCGAGAAGGTCGGCTCCGGCGGCATGGCGAGCGTCTACCGCGCGCGGCGCGTCAGCGACGGCCAGATCGTCGCCCTCAAGATCCCCATGGAGCAGTACGTGGCGGACGCCAAGTTCATCCGCCGCTTCCACCGCGAGGCGGAGGTCGCCCAGCGCCTCAACCACACGAACATCGTGCGCACCGTCGAGCATGGCGCCGTCGGCGTGCAGCACTACATGGTCATGGAGTACGTCGACGGGCGCTCGCTCGAGGGGTACATCGAAGGGCACGAGCTCGACATCCACCTGTCCGTCGAGATCATGCAGCGCGTCGTGCGCGCCCTGCAACACATCCACTCGGCGGGCATCATCCACCGGGACATCAAGCCGGCCAACGTGATGATCACGCGAGGCGGCATCAAGCCGTCCGGCAGCGGGCACCCGGAAGGCGGGCGGCTCAAGCCCGACGCCGTCAAGCTCATGGACTTCGGCATCGCGGGCGGCAAGGTCCTCTCGCGCCTCACGATGACCGGCGCGCGCGTCGGCACGCCCGTGTACATGTCGCCCGAGCAGGCGCGCGGCCTGAAGATCGACCACCGTTCCGACATCTACTCGCTCGGGCTCGTGTTCTACGAGATGCTGACCGGCCAGACCGCCTTCAAGGGCGGCTACGAGGCCATCGTCCACCAGCAGATCTTCCAGACGCCCCCACCGCCGCGCCAGGTCGACCTGCGCATCCCGAAGGCGCTCGATCAGCTCGTCATGCGCATGATCGCGAAGGACCCCGACGAACGCCCGACGCTCGACGAGGTCTACGACACGCTCGAGACGGTCGACCTCGAGGCCGACGAGACGGCCAACCTCCCGACGCGCCTCCTCGTCACCGTCAGCGCGCGCCAAGGCGTGCTGCGCATCCTCGACCCGGAAGGCAACCTGCACACGTCCATCGGCGACATCGGGGTCGGGCCGAGCAATTTCTCCGCTGCACCCCTCTCCGTGAGCGTCGACTCGGGCGGCGACCTCTTCGCGGCCATCTTCGAGTACCGCGTCGGGCAGCAGAGCCACCGCATGATCCACAAGCTGGCGCCCGACGGCAGCGTCAAGGCGTCGTTCGGGCCGTACGGTATGCAGCCGGGCGAGTTCCTCTACCCGGTGGCGCTCGCGGTGGCCCCCGACGACACGGTGTACGTGCTGGACAGCGAGACGCACCTCGTCTCGCGCTTCACCAACGACGGCCGGCACCTGGCGAGCTTCGGTGGGCGCGGTAACGGCCACGGCATGTTCAACGACCCGCGCGACCTCACGGTCGACGTGCGCGGGAACGTCTACGTCCTCGACTACGGCAACCGCCAGGTGCAGCGCCTGAGCGCCGACGGGGAGTACCAGACGCGTTGGGCCTTCAAGGTCTCCGCCGACCAGCCCGGCCTGCGGCTCCTGGACGGCATGACCGTCGACCGCGACTGCAACGTCTACGTCTCCGACGCGAGCGCAGGCAAGATCCGCAAGGTCACGTCCGACGGGAAGGTCGGCGTGTCGTTCACGCTCGACGCCCGCCAGGGCGAGGCGACCGACGCCCTCGTCGACCTGGGCGTAGACGACTCCGGCTACCTGTACGCCGGTCGGCGCGGTGGGCACCTCATCCGCAAGTACGACCCGGCCGGGCGTCTCCTCGAGACGTTCGAGACCTACGCGCCGATGGTGACGATGGTCGTCGACGTGCGCGAACCGTCGCGCGAGCCCATCTCCACGCTGGTCGGCTGA
- a CDS encoding site-2 protease family protein — MFLRLVSEPTVLVIAAIVMVMALIFHNIVQALVAERLGDRSPRLAGFAAFEPQRQLDPFGVLFLLLLGFGWPRAVPVNPRNYRGRGRGEAWVWLAGIGSYLAVAFVSLLVAAVFRSLGSSVLYFSFEVAANYALLHAVINLVPILPLDMGRAALAWGHPDVRRVIMQVAQFGILGFMVFFFVLNATGVIGRVMFFFDRLFSDIIGLIPGL, encoded by the coding sequence ATGTTCCTCAGGCTCGTAAGCGAACCGACTGTCCTCGTCATCGCGGCCATCGTCATGGTCATGGCGTTGATCTTCCACAACATCGTCCAAGCGCTGGTCGCCGAGCGCCTCGGCGACCGCAGCCCCCGCCTCGCCGGCTTCGCCGCCTTCGAGCCGCAGCGGCAGCTCGATCCGTTCGGCGTGCTCTTCCTCCTGCTCCTCGGCTTCGGCTGGCCGCGCGCGGTGCCCGTCAACCCCCGCAACTACCGCGGGCGCGGGCGCGGCGAGGCCTGGGTGTGGCTGGCCGGCATCGGCTCGTACCTAGCCGTGGCGTTCGTCAGCCTCCTCGTCGCCGCCGTGTTCAGGAGCCTCGGCAGCTCGGTGCTCTACTTCTCCTTCGAGGTGGCGGCCAACTACGCCCTGCTCCACGCCGTCATCAACCTCGTCCCGATCCTGCCGCTCGACATGGGTCGGGCGGCCCTGGCCTGGGGCCATCCGGACGTGCGCCGCGTGATCATGCAGGTCGCGCAGTTCGGGATCCTCGGGTTCATGGTCTTCTTCTTCGTCCTGAACGCCACCGGCGTCATCGGGCGCGTGATGTTCTTCTTCGACCGGCTGTTCTCTGACATCATCGGGCTCATACCGGGGCTGTAA
- a CDS encoding metallophosphoesterase family protein, which produces MHANVIALEAALTAMKRRGVDTVVCLGDLVGYGPAPNETLDLIRSEHVMCTMGAADERLAYGFAASGKRRRGVADDILAWTLGVLEPGHLTFLRSLPIQKRLSTPVGWLRFFHGTADDTGEPLNLNQDPHSLTRLLERNRCTVLAAGGTHVPFFRRVGPTGLVVNPGSVGLSLNGEPGADYAVLTIQEGSVEIEMDKVEYDYAAVAFEIVAWGISPMVAEAVQMGRLPENLAGQDEGRT; this is translated from the coding sequence GTGCACGCGAACGTCATCGCCCTGGAGGCCGCCCTGACGGCCATGAAGCGTCGCGGGGTCGACACGGTCGTATGCCTCGGCGACCTGGTCGGCTACGGACCGGCGCCGAACGAGACGCTCGACCTCATCCGCTCCGAGCACGTCATGTGCACCATGGGCGCGGCCGACGAGCGGCTCGCGTACGGCTTCGCGGCCTCGGGCAAGCGCAGGCGTGGCGTGGCCGACGACATCCTCGCCTGGACGCTCGGCGTCCTGGAGCCGGGGCACCTGACGTTCCTCAGGAGCCTGCCCATCCAGAAGCGCCTCTCTACGCCCGTCGGGTGGCTACGCTTCTTCCACGGCACGGCCGACGACACGGGCGAGCCGCTGAACCTCAACCAGGACCCCCACTCGTTGACGCGGCTCCTGGAGAGGAACCGCTGCACGGTCCTGGCGGCCGGCGGCACGCACGTGCCGTTCTTCCGCCGCGTAGGGCCGACGGGTCTGGTGGTCAACCCCGGCTCCGTCGGCCTGTCGCTCAACGGCGAGCCCGGCGCCGACTACGCCGTGCTGACCATCCAGGAGGGCTCCGTCGAGATCGAGATGGACAAGGTCGAGTACGACTACGCGGCCGTGGCGTTCGAGATCGTCGCCTGGGGCATCTCGCCCATGGTCGCGGAGGCGGTCCAGATGGGCCGCCTGCCGGAGAACCTCGCGGGGCAGGACGAAGGCAGGACCTAG
- a CDS encoding 3-hydroxyacyl-CoA dehydrogenase NAD-binding domain-containing protein — translation MKVAVVGAGTMGSGIAQTCALAGHELVLVDTNPGALERAKETMRGSLARMVKKETIGAREAEDALGRVAFKHGITGLQDAGVVIEAVFESLPVKREVWTELAGSTSEGALLATNTSSLSVTAIAAFSGRPERFCGMHFFNPVPMMALVEVVRGLRSSEETVEQARAFTEGIGKTPIVCEDKPGFIVNRLLVPYINDAAHALAEGVASAEDIDKAMRLGANMPIGPLALADLVGLDVCLAAAESLLSEFGDPKFRVSPLVRQMVRAGKLGRKSGEGFYSY, via the coding sequence ATGAAGGTAGCGGTCGTCGGGGCCGGCACGATGGGCTCGGGCATAGCGCAGACCTGCGCGCTGGCGGGCCACGAGCTCGTGCTGGTCGACACGAACCCCGGAGCCTTGGAGCGGGCCAAGGAGACCATGCGCGGCAGCCTCGCGCGCATGGTCAAGAAGGAGACCATCGGGGCGCGCGAAGCCGAGGACGCGCTCGGCAGGGTGGCCTTCAAGCACGGGATCACGGGTCTGCAAGACGCCGGGGTCGTGATCGAGGCCGTGTTCGAGTCCCTCCCCGTCAAACGCGAGGTCTGGACGGAGCTCGCGGGCAGCACCTCGGAAGGCGCGCTCCTCGCCACCAACACGTCGAGCCTCTCCGTCACCGCGATAGCGGCGTTCAGCGGCAGGCCCGAACGCTTCTGCGGCATGCACTTCTTCAACCCCGTGCCCATGATGGCGCTCGTCGAGGTCGTCAGGGGGCTGCGCTCGAGCGAGGAGACCGTGGAGCAGGCGCGCGCCTTCACCGAGGGGATCGGCAAGACGCCCATCGTCTGCGAGGACAAGCCCGGGTTCATCGTCAACCGCCTCCTCGTGCCGTACATCAACGACGCCGCCCACGCCCTGGCGGAGGGCGTCGCCAGCGCGGAGGACATCGACAAGGCCATGCGGCTCGGCGCGAACATGCCGATCGGCCCGCTAGCGCTGGCCGACCTGGTGGGGCTGGACGTCTGCCTCGCGGCCGCAGAGTCGCTCCTGAGCGAGTTCGGCGACCCGAAGTTCCGCGTCTCGCCCCTCGTGCGCCAGATGGTGCGCGCCGGCAAGCTCGGTCGCAAGAGCGGCGAGGGCTTCTACAGCTACTGA
- a CDS encoding Stp1/IreP family PP2C-type Ser/Thr phosphatase, which yields MRLGHNVGHGSDVGRVRPFNEDFHRVWQFPMEGGDLTLLAVADGMGGAAAGEVASKLAMEVLDESFSRYVEEVRSRRPVVGVQSLIDKAMRLANRRVYGEAIRQSGRRGMGSTLTCVAIRKRKAYIGHVGDSRAFLVRGSKIYQLTKDHSWVEEQVEKGLLNEEEAENHEWRNLITRVLGTRQQVAPDVAELDVQAGDVFLLSTDGLHGLVSPEEMLAEIQENSDRQLNVEVLLAQANERGGPDNITVVIFEVDT from the coding sequence GTGCGCCTCGGTCATAACGTGGGTCACGGGTCCGATGTCGGACGCGTAAGGCCTTTCAACGAGGACTTCCACCGCGTCTGGCAGTTCCCCATGGAAGGGGGCGACCTGACGCTCCTGGCGGTCGCCGACGGCATGGGCGGCGCCGCCGCCGGCGAGGTCGCGAGCAAGCTCGCCATGGAGGTGCTCGACGAGTCGTTCTCCCGCTACGTCGAGGAGGTACGCTCGCGCCGGCCGGTCGTCGGGGTCCAGAGCCTGATCGACAAGGCCATGCGACTGGCCAACCGCCGCGTGTACGGCGAGGCCATCAGGCAGTCGGGCAGGCGCGGCATGGGCAGCACGCTGACGTGCGTCGCCATCCGCAAGCGCAAGGCTTACATCGGCCACGTCGGCGACTCGCGCGCGTTCCTCGTGCGCGGCAGCAAGATCTACCAGCTCACCAAGGACCACTCCTGGGTCGAGGAGCAGGTCGAGAAGGGCCTCTTGAACGAGGAGGAGGCCGAGAACCACGAGTGGCGCAACTTGATCACGCGCGTGCTCGGCACGAGGCAGCAGGTCGCGCCGGACGTCGCCGAGCTCGATGTGCAGGCGGGCGATGTCTTCCTCCTCTCGACCGACGGGCTCCACGGCCTCGTCTCGCCAGAGGAGATGCTCGCCGAGATCCAGGAGAACTCGGACAGGCAGCTCAACGTCGAGGTGCTCCTCGCCCAGGCCAACGAGCGCGGCGGGCCGGATAACATCACGGTAGTGATCTTCGAGGTGGACACGTGA
- a CDS encoding alpha/beta hydrolase, with protein sequence MPFRIKVSLVIVALLVALVVIVPLVVPVGAPTGTRPLAEVVAQAARPDAGLVPAGAVELYAVQRPYSGPGTAPISFVLLHAYGSNAFSFDLVLDDLARYGDVVAFDRPGFGLSERPTPSASGAGADPYSEAAQVEQTVALIERLGLSDVVLVGDNAGGVLALEVAIARPDLVAGLVLVGTPAYLLQQGGGAPKWVLRTPQLARLGPVFMRQLAGQPGEQLYAGAWFDASRITPGQRAARSVGTTVEGWDAALWQVTLAGAPRSLEGRLGGVVAPALVLVGAAAGSVPASESERLAAELPSATLEHLDACGDLPQEECPGQFVDLVTTWLADQGPAGARYTRPHGSAEETE encoded by the coding sequence ATGCCGTTTCGCATCAAGGTCTCACTCGTCATCGTGGCGCTGCTCGTCGCGCTGGTGGTCATCGTGCCCCTCGTCGTGCCTGTCGGCGCCCCCACCGGCACGCGGCCGCTGGCGGAGGTCGTGGCGCAGGCCGCTCGGCCGGACGCCGGCCTCGTGCCGGCCGGGGCGGTCGAGCTCTACGCCGTGCAACGCCCCTACTCCGGGCCAGGGACCGCTCCCATCTCGTTCGTGCTCCTGCACGCTTACGGCTCAAACGCGTTCTCGTTCGACCTCGTCCTCGACGACCTGGCGCGGTACGGCGACGTCGTGGCCTTCGACCGCCCCGGCTTCGGCCTGAGCGAGCGGCCGACCCCGTCCGCCTCGGGCGCGGGCGCCGACCCGTACTCTGAGGCGGCGCAAGTCGAGCAGACGGTGGCGCTGATCGAGCGCCTCGGCCTCTCGGACGTCGTGCTCGTCGGCGACAACGCCGGCGGGGTGCTCGCGCTCGAGGTGGCCATCGCCAGGCCGGACCTGGTCGCGGGCCTCGTGTTGGTCGGCACGCCGGCGTACCTGCTGCAACAGGGCGGGGGCGCCCCCAAGTGGGTCCTGCGCACGCCGCAGCTCGCCCGCCTCGGACCCGTCTTCATGCGCCAGCTCGCCGGCCAGCCGGGCGAGCAGCTGTACGCGGGCGCCTGGTTCGACGCGAGCAGGATCACGCCCGGCCAGCGCGCGGCGCGGTCCGTCGGTACCACCGTCGAAGGGTGGGACGCGGCCCTATGGCAGGTGACCCTCGCCGGCGCCCCGCGGAGCCTCGAAGGGCGCCTGGGCGGCGTGGTGGCGCCGGCACTCGTGCTGGTCGGCGCGGCGGCCGGCAGCGTGCCGGCGAGCGAGTCGGAACGCCTCGCGGCCGAGCTCCCAAGCGCTACCCTGGAACACCTCGACGCCTGCGGCGACCTCCCGCAGGAGGAGTGCCCGGGGCAGTTCGTCGACCTCGTCACGACGTGGTTGGCGGACCAGGGGCCGGCAGGCGCACGGTACACTCGCCCTCATGGATCTGCTGAAGAGACTGAGTGA
- a CDS encoding DsbA family protein — protein MLERVTVYFDYVCPYSWRAAELFDMIAGPLALDVRWEHFSLFQNEHGQDATKPDAWQLWNERIDETDGYGCKGLLPFLASLAARKQGPEAHAAFRLALQRANHRRFQPFTSGTVTAVAEAVGLDVPRFRHELHNPEARTVLAQEHMRALSHDVFGTPTVVFPGGQATYLRLQELPAGVEEAVELFQDVRRLLERYPYLQTVRRPRAKGN, from the coding sequence ATGCTGGAGCGCGTCACCGTCTACTTCGACTACGTCTGCCCCTACTCGTGGCGCGCGGCCGAGCTCTTCGACATGATCGCCGGGCCGCTGGCCCTCGACGTGCGCTGGGAGCACTTCTCGCTGTTCCAGAACGAGCACGGTCAGGACGCGACGAAGCCGGACGCCTGGCAGCTCTGGAACGAGCGCATCGACGAGACGGACGGCTACGGTTGCAAGGGCCTGCTGCCGTTCCTCGCCTCCTTGGCGGCGCGCAAGCAGGGCCCCGAGGCGCATGCGGCGTTCCGCCTTGCGCTCCAGCGCGCCAACCACCGGCGCTTCCAGCCGTTCACCTCCGGCACCGTCACGGCGGTCGCCGAGGCCGTCGGGCTCGACGTGCCGCGCTTCCGGCACGAGCTGCACAACCCCGAGGCACGCACCGTGCTGGCGCAGGAGCACATGCGCGCGCTCTCCCACGACGTCTTCGGGACGCCGACGGTCGTGTTCCCGGGCGGGCAGGCCACCTACCTGAGGTTGCAGGAGCTGCCCGCCGGCGTCGAGGAGGCGGTCGAGCTCTTCCAGGACGTGCGGCGGCTGCTCGAGCGCTACCCGTACCTACAGACGGTGCGGCGCCCACGGGCCAAAGGCAACTGA
- a CDS encoding purine-nucleoside phosphorylase: MTQLHVRAVEGSVAPIVLLPGDPDRATLVAERFLDGPKRYNTYRHLYGYTGTYQGVPVSVQATGMGCPSLAIVVEELVRLGAKTLVRIGTSGVVGPGIAPGDLIVASASVPNDGTTRQYLGGAAYSTVADFGLTQALARSAGKLKRKAHVGLIQTDDAFYAVTPEAVPGLAARGVLALEMEASALFLIGKLRDVRAGCMLVASNRIGDATFVEPAVLDAAILDMIGATLEACVEHRAQEREPGATDGGAHLSDERSKA, from the coding sequence ATGACGCAACTCCATGTGCGAGCGGTCGAAGGCAGCGTGGCTCCCATCGTGCTCCTTCCCGGCGACCCGGACCGCGCCACCTTGGTGGCCGAGCGCTTCCTGGATGGCCCGAAGCGCTACAACACTTACCGTCACCTCTACGGCTACACGGGTACCTATCAGGGTGTCCCCGTGAGCGTGCAAGCGACGGGCATGGGCTGTCCAAGCCTCGCCATCGTCGTCGAGGAGCTCGTGCGCCTTGGCGCGAAGACGCTCGTGCGGATCGGCACGAGCGGCGTGGTGGGGCCGGGCATCGCGCCGGGCGACCTGATCGTGGCCTCGGCCAGCGTCCCGAACGACGGCACCACGCGCCAGTACCTCGGCGGCGCGGCCTACTCCACCGTGGCGGACTTCGGGCTCACCCAGGCTCTGGCGCGGAGCGCAGGCAAGCTGAAGCGCAAGGCGCACGTCGGGCTCATACAGACCGACGACGCGTTCTACGCCGTGACGCCGGAAGCCGTGCCCGGCCTGGCGGCCAGGGGGGTGCTGGCGCTCGAGATGGAGGCGTCCGCGCTCTTCCTCATCGGCAAGCTGCGCGACGTGCGTGCCGGCTGCATGCTCGTGGCCAGCAACCGCATCGGGGACGCCACCTTCGTCGAGCCGGCCGTCCTGGACGCCGCCATCCTCGACATGATCGGCGCGACGCTCGAGGCGTGCGTGGAACACCGCGCCCAGGAGCGGGAGCCCGGGGCGACGGACGGCGGCGCCCACCTGAGCGACGAGAGGAGTAAGGCATGA
- a CDS encoding M42 family metallopeptidase encodes MDLLKRLSEAPGVPGREEQVRAVVRAELSGLVDELSVDAFGNLTAVKRSAKPGAPKVMVAAHMDEIGFLVRHIDDKGFLRVQQLGGFDPRNLFARQVLVHASVSGETLVGVMNPAGKPIHISTPEERTKVPTLDQFYVDLGLSGEQVKAKVRLGDMITLRQQFEDLGAVVTGKALDDRTGCWILIETIKRLDAASMATDLYAVFTTQEEVGLRGAKTGAYAVAPDVGIALDTTLAVDTPEIPEHLRVTQLGKGTALKVMDSSIISTRWLLDHFIALAEKNGIAYQLEVLPLGGNDAAALQTAREGAPSFTISTPSRYVHTVTEMVSKADLECAVQLLTAFLREGVQLGGRD; translated from the coding sequence ATGGATCTGCTGAAGAGACTGAGTGAAGCGCCCGGGGTGCCGGGGCGCGAGGAGCAGGTGCGCGCCGTCGTGCGCGCCGAGCTGAGCGGCCTGGTCGACGAGCTGAGCGTCGACGCCTTCGGGAACCTGACCGCCGTCAAGCGCAGCGCCAAGCCCGGCGCGCCCAAGGTGATGGTGGCCGCTCACATGGACGAGATCGGCTTCCTCGTCAGGCACATCGACGACAAGGGTTTCCTGCGCGTGCAGCAGCTGGGCGGCTTCGACCCGCGCAACCTCTTCGCGCGCCAGGTGCTCGTGCACGCCTCCGTCTCCGGCGAGACGCTCGTCGGCGTCATGAACCCGGCTGGCAAGCCCATTCACATCAGCACGCCGGAAGAGCGCACGAAGGTGCCGACGCTCGATCAGTTCTACGTCGACCTCGGCTTGAGCGGCGAGCAGGTCAAGGCGAAGGTGCGCCTCGGCGACATGATCACGCTCAGGCAGCAGTTCGAAGACCTGGGCGCCGTCGTCACGGGCAAGGCGCTCGACGACCGCACGGGCTGCTGGATCCTCATCGAGACCATCAAGCGCCTCGACGCGGCGAGCATGGCGACGGACCTCTACGCCGTCTTCACCACCCAGGAAGAGGTCGGCCTCCGCGGCGCCAAGACGGGCGCGTACGCGGTCGCGCCCGACGTCGGCATCGCGCTCGACACGACGCTGGCGGTCGACACGCCCGAGATCCCCGAGCACCTGCGCGTCACGCAGCTCGGCAAGGGTACGGCGTTGAAGGTGATGGACTCCAGCATCATCAGCACCCGCTGGCTACTCGATCACTTCATAGCGCTGGCCGAGAAGAACGGCATCGCCTACCAGCTCGAGGTCCTGCCGCTCGGCGGCAACGACGCCGCCGCCCTGCAAACGGCCCGCGAGGGCGCGCCGTCGTTCACCATCTCCACGCCGTCGCGTTACGTCCATACCGTCACCGAGATGGTCTCGAAGGCGGACCTCGAGTGCGCCGTCCAGCTCCTGACGGCGTTCCTGCGCGAAGGCGTCCAGCTCGGTGGCCGCGACTGA
- a CDS encoding DUF3467 domain-containing protein — protein MNPIKFEIDKETARGRPTNGAVIAHTPDEFLLDFVLVVPGQQPVVTARLVSSPRHAKALLRSLEDNIRRYEARFGAIPEPVVPKEGVARAVAPGNDGGEDPN, from the coding sequence GTGAACCCCATCAAGTTCGAGATAGACAAGGAGACGGCCCGCGGTAGGCCGACCAACGGCGCCGTGATCGCGCACACGCCGGACGAGTTCCTCCTCGACTTCGTCCTGGTCGTGCCGGGCCAACAGCCGGTCGTCACGGCCAGGCTCGTGTCGAGCCCGCGCCACGCCAAGGCGCTGCTTAGGAGCCTCGAGGACAACATCAGGCGCTACGAGGCGCGCTTCGGCGCCATCCCGGAGCCGGTCGTGCCCAAGGAGGGCGTGGCCCGCGCCGTCGCGCCGGGCAACGACGGGGGCGAAGACCCCAACTGA
- a CDS encoding enoyl-CoA hydratase-related protein → MTDNELVGGFEDDAPEDVSFEHLRYEVDGEVAIVTIDRQEALNALDQDVLFELGLVFELAAADSAVRALVLTGAGRAFVAGADIAALRELGDAFAGRETSLGGQEVANTLASLPFPTVAAINGFALGGGLELALAADLRVAATSARLGLPEVGLGLIPGFGGTQRLPRLIGVGRALDLILTGRHVQAEEALQLGLVNRVADDALATAVALARQAARNAPIALGLAKEAVFRGLDVTLQQGLEVEADLFGMVATTTDMREGTSAFLEKRAPEWTDS, encoded by the coding sequence ATGACCGACAACGAGCTGGTCGGGGGCTTCGAGGACGACGCCCCCGAGGACGTGAGCTTCGAGCACCTGCGCTACGAGGTCGACGGCGAGGTCGCCATCGTCACGATCGACCGCCAGGAGGCGCTCAACGCCCTCGACCAGGACGTGCTGTTCGAGCTGGGGCTCGTCTTCGAGCTGGCGGCGGCCGACTCGGCCGTGCGCGCACTCGTGCTCACCGGCGCAGGCAGGGCGTTCGTGGCCGGGGCCGACATCGCCGCCCTGCGCGAGCTCGGCGACGCCTTCGCGGGCAGGGAGACGTCGCTCGGCGGCCAGGAGGTCGCGAACACGCTCGCTTCGCTCCCCTTCCCCACCGTGGCGGCCATCAACGGCTTCGCGCTCGGCGGGGGCCTGGAGCTGGCCCTCGCGGCCGACCTGCGCGTGGCAGCCACGAGCGCCCGCCTCGGCCTGCCCGAGGTCGGCCTCGGGCTCATCCCGGGCTTCGGCGGCACGCAGCGCCTGCCGCGGCTGATCGGCGTCGGGCGCGCGCTCGACCTCATCCTCACCGGCCGCCACGTGCAGGCGGAGGAGGCGCTACAGCTCGGCCTCGTGAACCGGGTCGCCGACGACGCGCTCGCCACCGCCGTGGCGCTGGCCAGGCAGGCGGCGCGGAACGCCCCCATCGCCCTCGGGCTCGCCAAGGAAGCCGTGTTCAGGGGCCTCGACGTGACGTTGCAACAGGGCCTAGAGGTGGAAGCCGACCTCTTCGGCATGGTCGCGACGACGACGGACATGCGCGAGGGCACGAGCGCCTTCCTGGAGAAACGCGCGCCCGAGTGGACGGACAGCTGA